The nucleotide sequence attgattatttgtatggtattttccttcattaaaatattttagtattcctttttatcatgcatttgttagatattagcacaatgattggatggtatgcaaattaattggatattatgcaagttgattggatattatgcaagttgattggatattatgcaaattgattatttgtatggtattttccttcattaaaatattttttgtttaggtatggataacgaaaatattttgaatgctactcaagagccaaaaggaagaaggcgtaaatgggaagcatttgaggaagaagtattactaggagttcttgaggattttgttgctcggaagcaacggtgtgacaccggtgctttcaaacaaggtactttggttgaaatagcaaaagctgtcaatgttttatgtcctcattcaaatataaaggcaaatccacatattgagtccaagttgaagaaatggaaaaaaacatatagtatggtcgttgacatgataaacacaagtggatttgcatggaatgatgtcaaaaagtgcgttgaagttgacagtgatgacgcatggcaaacttatgtgcaggttcatatcctattttatttatgcattagttatATTCTTGCTCCTATATTTGATAcgcatgctaaattttagttttgctatgttgatataatcttagagaaataaagaagccgatggatggagaagcaaaccttttccactgtttgatagatttgcatatatatttggaaaagatcgggctacgggtaatgtagccgaaacccctgctcaaatggtggaggaacaaagtcatgatcatgttggtgaaagtgatattggaggtgataattttgtttcttcaatgaaccaacaaagccaacaaagcaccccatctgaaaatagccaaagaaagaggaaaagagctgtgggaagttcaagtgatggaaccgaggcaattatcagtggactgaaagatttttatgttgaaagtgggaagaggatgcaaatggtaactgaagctttagttcaaggtactgcagatcatactgacatagctaatgaacttgaagcaatgggtctctctcctatggatcaaattgatgcattgtctcttattttggataaaccaaaaaatgtgggagtgttcagggcaatcaaaccggaactcaagaaagtgttcgtccaaagACTTTTAAGAGACAACGCAAGCGGATgaggattttggctaatgttaacatggatgtattttattaacgttaacatggatgtattttattaatcatacagtcttatgttatgacttataacttagctttgcactagtattttggcttatgttaactagccattttgtaaattatggagatctattttggctaatgttaactaatgttaactaggattttctaaattatggagatcttatgtacttgtatttgttgaagttgcatgtattggccactattatttttcttctgttgggtgatagagtttaaatcaagctacatttgcaaattaaacccaattctattagcaggtaatagaaacaaaacaattgtcaattttttttaagattcataatatacatggcaaaaatatgctccaattaacccatatcatgagatttgtagcattactctattacacaatgacaaaaatttgtagtcctagtctaagcaaacacaaatctggtgaacagtactgtttttcttatcctgcttcttagtccgagactgcaccaaacgcttcactaagttagtccagcttagtccagtctaagccagtccagcttagtcccggcagctagtccagtccgagacagtccggcgcaacaaacgcacccttagggcacgtttgtttgacaggattcgctgggactggactggactagactatagtccaGTGTTTGGTGGGTACCGggattagctttaatgagcTTAGGTGGGATTCGCTAGGACTAAGGGGGGGCTTAGCCGTTCTTCACGAGGGATCCCAAATTCGGGCGGACTCGTAAGCCAGAGAAACCGCGTCTTCCCACATctcacatcccacatcgtcctcaTCTCTGCGTCTGCCCTCGTCGTCGTCCTTGCCGTGCTCCCACATCGTCCTCACGCTCATCGTCGTCCTTGCATCTGGTCGCTGTCATCTGCCTCTAGTCGGTAAGCTTCGAATCTTGGATTTTTTTTCGTCgatttgtgtggatttgtttgtgatattaactgaggtttatttgattttgttgttttgggtttgagaaattcataatatacaagtggatttgcaattgaacaaattagggttttgttatttaggtgaaattgagattagaatttggggttttcataagATGAAATTGAGATTAGTCTCAGGTGTGtgctctctgtgtgtgtgtttgtgtgtaccgaaaaaaatttgtctgtgtgtttgtgtgtgtgtgagtgtgtttgtgtgtgtgtgtgtgtatgtaatcTGTGTAACCTGTGTaatatctgtgtgtgtgtgagttgtgtgtgtaaaatgtgtgtgtaatctatccgtgtgtgtgtgtgtgtaacctgtgttatttgcagtgtgtgtgtgtgagttgtgtgtgtaaaatgtgtgtgtaatatgtccgtgtgtgtgtgtaatctgtttttgtgtgtatgtgtgtgagttgtgtgtgtaaaatgtgtgtgtgagtgtgagtgtgagtgtaagtgtttgtgtgtgtgtgtgtgtttgtgtgtgagtgtgagtgtaagtgtgagtgtgagtgtaagtgtgagtgtgagtgtgtgtgagtgtgagtgtgtgtgcagtgtgtgtgtgtatgcagtgtgtgtgtgtgtgtgcagtgtgtgtgtgtgtgtgcagtgtgtgtgtgagtgtgtatgcagtgtgtgtgtgtctatgcagtgtgtgcagtgtgtgtgtgtctatgcaatgtgtgcagtgtgtgtgtgtgggcgcagtgtgtgtgtgtgtgtgtatgtatgcagtatgtatgcagtgtgtgtgtgtgtgcagtgtgtgtgtgtgtgtgcagtgtgtgtgtatgcaagtatgtatgcagtgtgtgtgtgtgagtataaaaacagagtgtgtgtgtgagggtaagagtgtgttgcactctgtccccgtgtgtgtgtgtgtcactgtgttcagtgtgtgagtgtgagtgtgtgtgagtgtgagtgtgtgtgcagtgtgtgtgtgtatgtagtgtgtgtgtgtgtgcagtttgtgtgtgtgtgcagtttgtgtgtgtatgcagtgtgtgtgtgtgcagtttgtgtgtgtgtgcaatttgtgtgtgtatgcagtgtgtgtgtgcagtttgtgtgtgtgtgtatgtgtgtgtccagtgtgtgtgtgtgtgtgactgtgttcagtgtgtgagtgtgagtgtgtgtgcagtgtgtgtgtgtgtatgcagtgtgtgtgtgtgcagtttgtgtgtgtgtgtgtatgtatgtagtatgtatgcagtgtgtgtgtgtatgtatgcagtatgtatgcagtgtgtgtgtaagtgtgagtgtgagtgtgagtgtgagtgtgagtgtaagtgtaagtgtgcagtgtgtgtgtgtgtgtttgtgtgtgagtgtgagtgtgtgtgtgtttgtgtgtgagtgtgagtgtgagtgtgagtgtgtgtgagtgtgtgtgcagtgtgtgtgtgtatgcagtgtgtgtgtgtgtgtgtgtgcagtgtgtgtgtgagtgtgtatgcagtttgtgtgtgtgtgtgcagtgtgtgtgtgagtgtgtatgcagtgtgtgtgtgtctatgcagtgtgtgcaatgtgtgtgtgtctatgcagtgtgtgcagtgtgtgtgtgtgtgcgcagtgtgtgtgtgtgtgtgtatgtatgcagtatgtatgcagtgtgtgtgtgtgtgtgcagtgtgtgtgtgtgtgcagtgtgtgtgtgtgtgtgtatgtatgcagtatgtatgcagtgtgtgtgtgtgtgtgcagtgtgtgtgtgtgtgcagtgtgtgtgtgagtgtgtatgcagtttgtgtgtgtgtgtgcagtgtgtgtgtgagtgtgtatgcagtgtgtgtgtgtctatgcagtgtgtgcagtgtgtgtgtgtctatgcagtgtgtgcagtgtgtgtgtgtgcgcagtgtgtgtgtgtgtatgtatgcagtatgtatgcagtgtgtgtgtgtgtgtgcagtgtgtgtgtgtgcagtgtgtgtgtgtgtgtgcagtgtgtgtgtatgcaagtatgtatgcagtgtgtgtgtgtgagtataaaaacagagtgtgtgtgtgagggtaagagtgtgttgcactctgtccccgtgtgtgtgtgtgtgtcactgtgttcagtgtgtgagtgtgagtgtgtgtgagtgtgagtgtgtgtgagtgtgagtgtgtgtgcagtgtgtgtgtgtatgtagtgtgtgtgtgtgcagtttgtgtgtgtgtgcagtttgtgtgtgtatgcagtgtgtgtgtgtgcagtttgtgtgtgtgtgcaatttgtgtgtgtatgcagtgtgtgtgtgcagtttgtgtgtgtgtgtatatatgcagtgtgtgtatgtgtgtgtccagtgtgtgtgtgtgtgtgactgtgttcagtgtgtgagtgtgtgtgcagtgtgtgtgtgtgtatgcagtgtgtgtgtgtgtgtgtgcagtgtgtgtgtgagtgtgtatgcagtttgtgtgtgtgtgtgcagtgtgtatgcagggtgtgtgtgtagtgtatgcagtgtgtgtgtaagtgtagtgtatgtagtgtgtgtgtgtgtgtgcagtgtgtgagtgtgagtgtgtgtgtgtgcagtgtgtatgcagggtgtgtgtgtagtgtatgcagtgtgtgtgtaagtgtagtgtatgtagtgtgtgtgtgtgtgcagtgtgtgagtgtgagtgtgtgtgtgtgcagtgtgtatgcagggtgtgtgtgtagtgtatgcagtgtgtgtgtaagtgtagtgtatgtagtgtgtgtgtgtttgtgtactgtgtgtgCAATGTGTATacagtgtgtgtgtttgtgtactgtgtatgcagtgtgtgtgtatgcagggtgtatgcagtgtgtgtatgtatgtatgcactgtgtgtgtacttgcagggtgtgtgtgtagtgtatgcagtgtgtgtgtgtagtgtatgtagtgtgtgtagtgtatgcagtgtatgtagtgtgtgtatgtatgtactgtgtttgcagtgtgtatgtatgcagtgtgtgtgtagtgtatgcagtgtatgtatgtactgtgtttgcagtgtgtatgtatgtactgtgtatacaatgtgaatgttttgtattgtgtggggttgatgctgaattgcaatttgttgtggttgttggttgcagagaagaggagcataaacggaaggctaaggctaaggctactgcattacaggtgtcctttaatttcccttttcacatgcaatgcctagcaatgatagcaatcctcatactagtgttcttagacacatgtttatagatgtataagagtagaacattttgaatatgatgcctcgggttaatgaaaacttttttttttcaacgccatatgtatatttgttgcctcgggttaatgatttagttaatttgttttttgttttttgtttttgtttggatagatatggatcgaaggaagcttttattgatcttattgttagagatgtcttatttggaaacaatttgtatttgtacgattcttgtggtgatgatgctacgtggcaaacagagacatgttgaacgacccacattgactaaccgttcacttattagacgagagattagtttgtgttatctgaatggtataatagggaatactgatactgaatgtgttaacgaattgagaatggatagaaggacttttggcatattatgcgacttacttcgtcaagatgggagggtaaaaactgatggtttggtgtctgtagaggaacaggtgtgtatgactttacaaatattagcacatcatactaagaatcgtagtgttggcggtagattttataggtcgggagagactataagtaggtatttcaatagcgtattgcaaggaattttgcgattacaaggtttcctactaaaagtcccacagcctgtgcctattgattctacagatgctaggtggcgatgttttaaggtatgatgagaaatatttttcattttccttaagctttaactcttcattccctttgtataaattaacaaaaagttttttattttttatttttaagaattgcttgggagcattggatggaacacacattgatgtgcatgtacctgaaattgacaaaccaagataccgaacaagaaagggtcgagtcgcaactaatgtgttaggtgtgtgttcaggagatatgcagttcatatatgtgtttccggggtgggagggttccgcatcagactctagagtgctacatgatgcaattagtaggcctaatggttttaaggtaccagcgggtaagactattacttagtctcaactttctaagttaggtttagttctgtttgtcaactacaaaacactaataaggtctgtttttttttttcattaggttgttattaccttgtagatggtggttatacaaatggtgaaggattccttgcaccctatagaggaataccttatcatttatctgaatgggagggacgaacaccttctaataaggaagaatattttaacatgaagcattctaaggcaaggaatgtaattgaacgctgttttggcttgctaaaaggaaggtggtcgatactaaggagtccatctttctatccgataaggacacaaggtcgaataattaccgcttgttgcctactacacaatcttattaggcaagagatgtcagtagatccaatggagaatttgccaataatagaagatggacaaaatacagaagaaggtgaatatgttggtagtgTTCAATCATCGGACCAGTGGACTGCAATGAGGAATGATATGGCTGAGGAAATGTATAAtgagtggagagcaattaggaaccagcaaccgaactagctatatgttttaatgataacattttattttagtattcctttttatcatgcatttgttagatattagcacaatgattggatggtatgcaaattaattggatattatgcaagttgattggatattatgcaagttgattggatattatgcaaattgattatttgtatggtattttccttcattaaaatattttagtattcctttttatcatgcatttgttagatattagcacaatgattggatggtatgcaaattaattggatattatgcaagttgattggatattatgcaagttgattggatattatgcaaattgattatttgtatggtattttccttcattaaaatattttttgtttaggtatggataacgaaaatattttgaatgctactcaagagccaaaaggaagaaggcgtaaatgggaagcatttgaggaagaagtattactaggagttcttgaggattttgttgctcggaagcaacggtgtgacaccggtgctttcaaacaaggtactttggttgaaatagcaaaagctgtcaatgttttatgtcctcattcaaatataaaggcaaatccacatattgagtccaagttgaagaaatggaaaaaaacatatagtatggtcgttgacatgataaacacaagtggatttgcatggaatgatgtcaaaaagtgcgttgaagttgacagtgatgacgcatggcaaacttatgtgcaggttcatatcctattttatttatgcattagttatATTCTTGCTCCTATATTTGATAcgcatgctaaattttagttttgctatgttgatataatcttagagaaataaagaagccgatggatggagaagcaaaccttttccactgtttgatagatttgcatatatatttggaaaagatcgggctacgggtaatgtagccgaaacccctgctcaaatggtggaggaacaaagtcatgatcatgttggtgaaagtgatattggaggtgataattttgtttcttcaatgaaccaacaaagccaacaaagcaccccatctgaaaatagccaaagaaagaggaaaagagctgtgggaagttcaagtgatggaaccgaggcaattatcagtggactgaaagatttttatgttgaaagtgggaagaggatgcaaatggtaactgaagctttagttcaaggtactgcagatcatactgacatagctaatgaacttgaagcaatgggtctctctcctatggatcaaattgatgcattgtctcttattttggataaaccaaaaaatgtgggagtgttcagggcaatcaaaccggaactcaagaaagtgttcgtccaaagACTTTTAAGAGACAACGCAAGCGGATgaggattttggctaatgttaacatggatgtattttattaacgttaacatggatgtattttattaatcatacagtcttatgttatgacttataacttagctttgcactagtattttggcttatgttaactagccattttgtaaattatggagatctattttggctaatgttaactaatgttaactaggattttctaaattatggagatcttatgtacttgtatttgttgaagttgcatgtattggccactattatttttcttctgttgggtgatagagtttaaatcaagctacatttgcaaattaaacccaattctattagcaggtaatagaaacaaaacaattgtcaattttttttaagattcataatatacatggcaaaaatatgctccaattaacccatatcatgagatttgtagcattactctattacacaatgacaaaaatttgtagtcctagtctaagcaaacacaaatctggtgaacagtactgtttttcttatcctgcttcttagtccgagactgcaccaaacgcttcactaagttagtccagcttagtccagtctaagccagtccagcttagtcccggcagctagtccagtccgagacagtccggcgcaacaaacgcacccttagggcacgtttgtttgacaggattcgctgggactggactggactagactatagtccaGTGTTTGGTGGGTACCGggattagctttaatgagcTTAGGTGGGATTCGCTAGGACTAAGGGGGGGCTTAGCCGTTCTTCACGAGGGATCCCAAATTCGGGCGGACTCGTAAGCCAGAGAAACCGCGTCTTCCCACATctcacatcccacatcgtcctcaTCTCTGCGTCTGCCCTCGTCGTCGTCCTTGCCGTGCTCCCACATCGTCCTCACGCTCATCGTCGTCCTTGCATCTGGTCGCTGTCATCTGCCTCTAGTCGGTAAGCTTCGAATCTTGGATTTTTTTTCGTCgatttgtgtggatttgtttgtgatattaactgaggtttatttgattttgttgttttgggtttgagaaattcataatatacaagtggatttgcaattgaacaaattagggttttgttatttaggtgaaattgagattagaatttggggttttcataagATGAAATTGAGATTAGTCTCAGGTGTGtgctctctgtgtgtgtgtttgtgtgtaccgaaaaaaatttgtctgtgtgtttgtgtgtgtgtgagtgtgtttgtgtgtgtgtgtgtgtatgtaatcTGTGTAACCTGTGTaatatctgtgtgtgtgtgagttgtgtgtgtaaaatgtgtgtgtaatctatccgtgtgtgtgtgtgtgtaacctgtgttatttgcagtgtgtgtgtgtgagttgtgtgtgtaaaatgtgtgtgtaatatgtccgtgtgtgtgtgtaatctgtttttgtgtgtatgtgtgtgagttgtgtgtgtaaaatgtgtgtgtgagtgtgagtgtgagtgtaagtgtttgtgtgtgtgtgtgtgtttgtgtgtgagtgtgagtgtaagtgtgagtgtgagtgtaagtgtgagtgtgagtgtgtgtgagtgtgagtgtgtgtgcagtgtgtgtgtgtatgcagtgtgtgtgtgtgtgtgcagtgtgtgtgtgtgtgtgcagtgtgtgtgtgagtgtgtatgcagtgtgtgtgtgtctatgcagtgtgtgcagtgtgtgtgtgtctatgcaatgtgtgcagtgtgtgtgtgtgggcgcagtgtgtgtgtgtgtgtgtatgtatgcagtatgtatgcagtgtgtgtgtgtgtgcagtgtgtgtgtgtgtgtgcagtgtgtgtgtatgcaagtatgtatgcagtgtgtgtgtgtgagtataaaaacagagtgtgtgtgtgagggtaagagtgtgttgcactctgtccccgtgtgtgtgtgtgtcactgtgttcagtgtgtgagtgtgagtgtgtgtgagtgtgagtgtgtgtgcagtgtgtgtgtgtatgtagtgtgtgtgtgtgtgcagtttgtgtgtgtgtgcagtttgtgtgtgtatgcagtgtgtgtgtgtgcagtttgtgtgtgtgtgcaatttgtgtgtgtatgcagtgtgtgtgtgcagtttgtgtgtgtgtgtatgtgtgtgtccagtgtgtgtgtgtgtgtgactgtgttcagtgtgtgagtgtgagtgtgtgtgcagtgtgtgtgtgtgtatgcagtgtgtgtgtgtgcagtttgtgtgtgtgtgtgtatgtatgtagtatgtatgcagtgtgtgtgtgtatgtatgcagtatgtatgcagtgtgtgtgtaagtgtgagtgtgagtgtgagtgtgagtgtgagtgtaagtgtaagtgtgcagtgtgtgtgtgtgtgtttgtgtgtgagtgtgagtgtgtgtgtgtttgtgtgtgagtgtgagtgtgagtgtgagtgtgtgtgagtgtgtgtgcagtgtgtgtgtgtatgcagtgtgtgtgtgtgtgtgtgtgcagtgtgtgtgtgagtgtgtatgcagtttgtgtgtgtgtgtgcagtgtgtgtgtgagtgtgtatgcagtgtgtgtgtgtctatgcagtgtgtgcaatgtgtgtgtgtctatgcagtgtgtgcagtgtgtgtgtgtgtgcgcagtgtgtgtgtgtgtgtgtatgtatgcagtatgtatgcagtgtgtgtgtgtgtgtgcagtgtgtgtgtgtgtgcagtgtgtgtgtgtgtgtgtatgtatgcagtatgtatgcagtgtgtgtgtgtgtgtgcagtgtgtgtgtgtgtgcagtgtgtgtgtgagtgtgtatgcagtttgtgtgtgtgtgtgcagtgtgtgtgtgagtgtgtatgcagtgtgtgtgtgtctatgcagtgtgtgcagtgtgtgtgtgtctatgcagtgtgtgcagtgtgtgtgtgtgcgcagtgtgtgtgtgtgtatgtatgcagtatgtatgcagtgtgtgtgtgtgtgtgcagtgtgtgtgtgtgcagtgtgtgtgtgtgtgtgca is from Malus sylvestris unplaced genomic scaffold, drMalSylv7.2, whole genome shotgun sequence and encodes:
- the LOC126613642 gene encoding protein ALP1-like, giving the protein MQFIYVFPGWEGSASDSRVLHDAISRPNGFKVPAGCYYLVDGGYTNGEGFLAPYRGIPYHLSEWEGRTPSNKEEYFNMKHSKARNVIERCFGLLKGRWSILRSPSFYPIRTQGRIITACCLLHNLIRQEMSVDPMENLPIIEDGQNTEEGEYVGSVQSSDQWTAMRNDMAEEMYNEWRAIRNQQPN